The Paracoccus sp. MA genome contains a region encoding:
- a CDS encoding gamma-glutamyl kinase → MLIFLKPRLVLLSVPKTGTTALEEALSPQAEIAFRSRPEIKHLNLRQYLNRIRPLLNPLGGPEFETVAVVREPLDWLRSWYRFRARDGLIGHANSTAHVSFEAFAADYLRPGNRPEYARLGRQSEFLIDHDGAIAVDHVFRYEAMPALVEFLSQRLGTRIALRRRNVSPQATTDLPPAAEARLREALAPEYAIWQAARQVP, encoded by the coding sequence ATGCTGATCTTTCTCAAGCCCCGCCTCGTGCTGCTTTCGGTCCCCAAGACCGGCACCACCGCGCTGGAAGAGGCGCTTTCGCCGCAGGCCGAGATCGCCTTCCGCTCGCGCCCGGAAATCAAGCACCTGAACCTGCGGCAATATCTCAACCGCATCCGGCCGCTGCTGAACCCGCTGGGCGGGCCGGAATTCGAGACGGTGGCGGTGGTGCGCGAGCCGCTGGACTGGCTGCGCAGCTGGTATCGCTTCCGCGCCCGCGACGGGCTGATCGGCCATGCGAACAGCACCGCCCATGTCAGCTTCGAGGCGTTCGCCGCCGATTACCTGCGGCCGGGGAACCGGCCCGAATACGCCCGGCTGGGCCGGCAGTCGGAATTCCTGATCGACCATGACGGCGCCATCGCGGTCGATCACGTCTTCCGCTACGAGGCGATGCCGGCGCTGGTCGAATTCCTGTCGCAGCGCCTCGGCACCCGGATCGCGCTGCGGCGCAGGAACGTCTCGCCCCAGGCCACGACCGACCTGCCGCCGGCGGCCGAGGCGCGGCTGCGCGAGGCGCTGGCGCCGGAATACGCGATCTGGCAGGCCGCCCGTCAGGTCCCGTAA
- the ccrA gene encoding crotonyl-CoA carboxylase/reductase — protein MALDQPTPIAPYDAPEKDLYEIGEMPPLGYVPKQMYAWAIRRERHGEPDKAMQVEVVETPPIDSNEVLVLVMAAGVNYNGIWAGLGVPISPFDGHGAPYHIAGSDASGIVWAVGDKVKNWKVGDEVVIHCNQDDGNDEECNGGDPMYSPSQRIWGYETPDGSFAQFTRVQAQQLMKRPRHLTWEESACYTLTLATAYRMLFGHEPHELKPGMNVLVWGASGGLGSFAIQLINAAGANAIGVISDEDKREFVMSLGAKGVINRKDFKCWGQLPTVNTPEYKEWFAEARKFGKAIWDITGKGVNVDIVFEHPGEATFPVSTLVCKKGGMVVICAGTSGFNCTFDVRYMWMHQKRLQGSHFAHLKQASAANKLMLERRIDPCMSEVFPWAEIPQAHLKMLRNQHKPGNMAVLVQSPVTGLRTFEDALEAGRR, from the coding sequence ATGGCCCTGGACCAACCGACCCCGATCGCGCCCTATGACGCACCGGAAAAGGACCTTTACGAGATCGGCGAGATGCCGCCTCTGGGCTATGTGCCCAAGCAGATGTACGCTTGGGCGATCCGGCGCGAACGCCATGGCGAGCCCGACAAGGCCATGCAGGTCGAGGTGGTCGAGACGCCGCCCATCGACAGCAACGAGGTGCTGGTCCTGGTGATGGCGGCGGGCGTCAATTACAACGGCATCTGGGCTGGCCTGGGCGTTCCGATCAGCCCCTTCGACGGGCATGGCGCGCCCTATCACATCGCCGGTTCCGACGCCTCGGGCATCGTCTGGGCGGTGGGCGACAAGGTCAAGAACTGGAAGGTCGGCGACGAGGTCGTCATCCACTGCAACCAGGACGACGGCAACGACGAGGAATGCAACGGCGGCGACCCGATGTATTCGCCCAGCCAGCGCATCTGGGGCTATGAGACGCCGGACGGCAGCTTCGCGCAATTCACTCGCGTCCAGGCCCAGCAGCTGATGAAGCGGCCCCGCCACCTGACCTGGGAGGAATCGGCCTGCTACACGCTGACGCTGGCCACCGCCTACCGGATGCTGTTCGGCCACGAGCCGCATGAGCTGAAGCCGGGCATGAACGTGCTGGTCTGGGGCGCCTCGGGCGGGCTTGGCAGCTTCGCCATCCAGCTGATCAACGCGGCGGGGGCGAACGCCATCGGCGTCATCAGCGACGAGGACAAGCGCGAATTCGTCATGTCGCTGGGCGCCAAGGGCGTCATCAACCGCAAGGACTTCAAGTGCTGGGGCCAGCTGCCCACGGTGAACACCCCCGAATACAAGGAGTGGTTCGCCGAGGCGCGCAAGTTCGGCAAGGCGATCTGGGACATCACCGGCAAGGGCGTGAACGTCGACATCGTCTTCGAGCACCCGGGCGAGGCGACCTTCCCCGTCTCGACCCTGGTCTGCAAGAAGGGCGGCATGGTGGTGATCTGCGCCGGCACCTCGGGCTTCAACTGCACCTTCGACGTGCGCTACATGTGGATGCACCAGAAGCGCCTGCAGGGCAGCCACTTCGCGCATCTGAAACAGGCCAGCGCCGCCAACAAGCTGATGCTGGAACGCCGCATCGATCCCTGCATGTCCGAGGTCTTCCCCTGGGCGGAAATCCCGCAGGCGCATCTGAAGATGCTGCGCAACCAGCACAAGCCCGGCAACATGGCGGTGCTGGTGCAGTCGCCGGTCACCGGCCTGCGCACCTTCGAGGACGCGCTGGAGGCGGGGCGGCGCTGA
- a CDS encoding neutral zinc metallopeptidase: MEWRGRRGSRNVEDRRGMGRAAGAGGMGVVGVLVVLAVGYFFGIDISPIVGAIDDGGRPGEPRELTQEEREIGQFVSVVLADTEEVWAGVLPDQAGMRYQEPGLVLFSGAVQSACGGASAAMGPFYCPGDRKVYLDTDFFRVMAGKMGAGGDFAYAYVIAHEIGHHVQNLTGTLGEVNGLRARVGQRDSNRLSVLTELQADCYAGIWARQASEQFGSIEEGDIDEAINAAAAVGDDTLMESAGRAVVPDAFTHGSAAERQTWFKRGFASGQMAQCDTFKAAGM, encoded by the coding sequence ATGGAATGGCGGGGCAGACGCGGCAGCCGGAATGTCGAGGACCGGCGCGGCATGGGCCGGGCGGCGGGCGCGGGCGGCATGGGCGTCGTCGGCGTTCTGGTGGTGCTGGCGGTGGGCTATTTCTTCGGCATCGACATCTCGCCCATCGTCGGCGCCATCGATGATGGCGGCCGGCCGGGCGAGCCGCGCGAGCTGACCCAGGAAGAGCGCGAGATCGGCCAGTTCGTCTCGGTGGTGCTGGCCGATACCGAGGAGGTCTGGGCCGGCGTGCTGCCCGACCAGGCGGGGATGCGCTATCAGGAGCCGGGCCTTGTGCTGTTCTCGGGCGCGGTGCAGTCGGCCTGCGGCGGCGCCTCGGCGGCGATGGGGCCGTTCTACTGCCCGGGGGACCGCAAGGTCTATCTGGACACGGATTTCTTCCGGGTGATGGCCGGCAAGATGGGGGCGGGAGGCGATTTCGCCTATGCCTATGTCATCGCGCATGAGATCGGCCATCACGTGCAGAACCTGACCGGAACGCTGGGCGAGGTGAACGGGCTGCGCGCCCGGGTCGGCCAGCGCGATTCGAACCGGCTTTCGGTGCTGACCGAGCTGCAGGCGGATTGCTATGCCGGGATCTGGGCAAGGCAGGCCAGCGAGCAGTTCGGCAGCATCGAGGAGGGCGACATCGACGAGGCGATCAACGCCGCTGCCGCCGTGGGCGACGATACGCTGATGGAAAGCGCCGGCCGCGCGGTGGTGCCCGACGCCTTCACCCATGGCTCGGCCGCCGAGCGCCAGACCTGGTTCAAGCGCGGCTTCGCCTCGGGGCAGATGGCGCAATGCGACACGTTCAAGGCGGCCGGGATGTAG
- the gyrA gene encoding DNA gyrase subunit A: MADIPENDDDTPENGGSERAVMHHDGPVIDISHEMRSSYLDYAMSVIVSRAIPDLRDGLKPVHRRVLFAMHETGNTHDKPYRKSARPVGDTMGKYHPHGDASIYDALVRMAQDFSMSLPLLDGQGNFGSMDGDSPAAMRYTEVRMDKPSAYLLMDIDKDTVDFQDNYDGKDREPTVLPARFPNMLVNGAGGIAVGMATNIPPHNLGEVVDATLALIENPDLPTERLLEIVPGPDFPTGGIILGRSGVRKAYLEGRGSIVVRAKTRIEETRAGRQAIILDEIPFQVNKATLIEKIAELAKEKRIEGIAHVQDESDRVGVRVVIELKRDATAEVVLNQLFRFTPMQTSFGANMLALNGGRPEQLTLRDFLTHFIAFREEVVARRTAYELKKARERAHVLCGLAVAVSNVDEVVATIRSSADAAEARARLMERRWPAHEIVEYLRLIDDPLHPVNEDGTYNLSETQARAILELRLQRLTQLGVQEVTDELKTLADSIREFLAILASRERIMGIISNELTEVKTLFAVPRRTEITDWAGDLDDEDLIEREDMVVTITSGGYIKRTALAEFRSQRRGGKGLSSMATKEDDVVTTLFVANTHTELLFFTTDGMVYRMKTWRLPLGGRTAKGKAIVNILPIQPGVSIAALMPVDAPQSEWDGYQVIFATSEGDVRRNALSDFANVMRNGKIAMKLPEGVELIGARMATENDDVMLVTAAGRAIRFPTTDVRVFKGRDSTGVRGIRLVNDGDKVVSMSVIRHFEAGSEERAAYLKMRRAVAGALDDGAEEDEDEDAVAETAISQERYAEMSAAEELILTITAKGAGKISSSHDYPLRGRGGQGVMAMDKAMRGGPLVASFPVEGDDQIMLATSTGQSIRVPVEGISFRSRSAGGVRVFSTAPGEEVVSVARIAENGEDEAEA; the protein is encoded by the coding sequence GTGGCTGACATCCCTGAAAACGACGACGATACCCCCGAGAACGGCGGATCGGAGCGCGCCGTGATGCATCACGACGGCCCGGTGATCGACATCTCGCACGAGATGCGCTCCTCCTATCTCGACTATGCCATGTCGGTGATCGTCAGCCGGGCGATTCCCGACCTGCGCGACGGGCTGAAGCCGGTGCATCGCCGGGTGCTCTTCGCCATGCACGAGACCGGCAACACCCATGACAAGCCCTATCGCAAGTCGGCCCGCCCGGTCGGCGACACCATGGGTAAGTATCACCCGCATGGCGACGCCTCGATCTACGACGCGCTGGTGCGGATGGCGCAGGACTTTTCCATGTCTCTGCCGCTTCTGGACGGCCAGGGCAATTTCGGCAGCATGGACGGCGACAGCCCGGCAGCCATGCGCTATACCGAGGTGCGGATGGACAAGCCCTCGGCCTATCTGCTGATGGATATCGACAAGGACACCGTCGATTTCCAGGACAATTACGACGGCAAGGACCGCGAGCCGACCGTGCTGCCGGCGCGTTTCCCGAACATGCTGGTCAACGGCGCCGGCGGCATCGCCGTCGGCATGGCGACCAACATCCCGCCGCACAACCTGGGCGAGGTCGTGGACGCCACGCTGGCGCTGATCGAGAACCCGGACCTGCCGACCGAGCGGCTGCTGGAGATCGTGCCCGGCCCGGACTTCCCGACCGGCGGCATCATCCTGGGCCGCTCGGGCGTGCGCAAGGCCTATCTGGAAGGGCGCGGCAGCATCGTCGTGCGGGCCAAGACCCGGATCGAGGAGACCCGCGCCGGCCGTCAGGCGATCATCCTCGACGAGATCCCCTTCCAGGTGAACAAGGCGACGCTGATCGAGAAGATCGCCGAGCTTGCCAAGGAAAAGCGCATCGAGGGCATCGCCCATGTGCAGGACGAATCCGACCGCGTCGGCGTGCGGGTGGTGATCGAGCTGAAGCGCGACGCCACCGCCGAGGTGGTGCTGAACCAGCTGTTCCGCTTTACCCCCATGCAGACCAGCTTCGGCGCCAACATGCTGGCGCTGAACGGCGGCCGGCCCGAGCAGCTGACGCTGCGCGACTTCCTGACGCATTTCATCGCCTTCCGCGAGGAGGTGGTCGCCCGCCGCACCGCCTATGAGCTGAAGAAGGCGCGCGAGCGGGCGCATGTGCTCTGCGGCCTTGCCGTCGCGGTCTCGAACGTGGACGAGGTGGTGGCGACGATCCGCAGCTCGGCCGACGCCGCCGAGGCGCGGGCGCGGCTGATGGAGCGGCGCTGGCCGGCGCATGAGATCGTGGAATACCTGCGGCTGATCGACGACCCGCTGCATCCGGTGAACGAGGACGGCACCTACAACCTGTCCGAGACCCAGGCCCGCGCCATCCTGGAACTTCGCCTGCAGCGCCTGACCCAGCTGGGCGTGCAGGAGGTCACCGACGAGCTGAAGACGCTGGCCGATTCCATCCGGGAATTCCTGGCCATCCTCGCCTCGCGCGAGCGGATCATGGGCATCATCTCGAACGAGCTGACCGAGGTGAAGACCCTCTTCGCCGTGCCGCGCCGGACCGAGATCACCGACTGGGCCGGCGATCTGGACGACGAGGACCTGATCGAGCGCGAGGACATGGTCGTCACCATCACCTCGGGCGGCTATATCAAGCGCACGGCCCTGGCCGAGTTCCGCAGCCAGCGCCGCGGCGGCAAGGGCCTGTCCAGCATGGCGACGAAAGAGGACGACGTGGTGACGACCCTGTTCGTCGCCAATACCCATACGGAACTGCTGTTCTTCACCACCGACGGCATGGTCTATCGGATGAAGACCTGGCGGCTACCCTTGGGCGGGCGGACCGCCAAGGGCAAGGCCATCGTCAATATCCTGCCGATCCAGCCCGGGGTTTCCATCGCCGCGCTGATGCCGGTCGATGCGCCGCAAAGCGAATGGGACGGCTACCAGGTGATCTTCGCCACCTCGGAAGGCGACGTGCGCCGCAACGCGCTGTCGGATTTCGCCAATGTCATGCGCAACGGCAAGATCGCCATGAAGCTGCCCGAAGGGGTCGAGCTGATCGGCGCCCGCATGGCGACCGAGAATGACGACGTGATGCTGGTCACCGCCGCCGGCCGGGCGATCCGCTTCCCGACCACCGACGTGCGGGTGTTCAAGGGCCGCGATTCCACCGGCGTGCGCGGCATCCGGCTGGTGAACGACGGCGACAAGGTGGTCAGCATGTCGGTGATCCGGCATTTCGAGGCCGGGTCCGAAGAACGCGCCGCCTATCTGAAGATGCGCCGCGCCGTGGCCGGCGCGCTGGACGACGGCGCCGAGGAGGACGAGGACGAGGATGCCGTGGCCGAGACCGCGATCTCGCAGGAACGCTATGCCGAGATGTCGGCCGCCGAGGAGCTGATCCTGACCATCACCGCCAAGGGCGCCGGCAAGATCAGTTCGTCGCACGACTATCCGCTGCGCGGCCGCGGCGGCCAGGGCGTCATGGCGATGGACAAGGCCATGCGCGGCGGGCCGCTGGTCGCGAGCTTCCCGGTCGAGGGCGACGACCAGATCATGCTGGCGACCTCGACCGGCCAATCGATCCGGGTGCCGGTCGAGGGCATCAGCTTCCGCTCGCGCTCTGCCGGCGGCGTGCGCGTCTTCAGCACCGCACCCGGCGAGGAGGTGGTTTCTGTTGCCCGCATCGCCGAGAATGGCGAGGATGAGGCCGAAGCCTGA
- a CDS encoding DedA family protein, with the protein MFDWVVSTIESWGYLGVLMLMVAENVFPPIPSEVIMPLAGFLAGSGRMSLTLTILVGTIGSVLGTLMWYYIGLWFGEERLKRFAARHGRLLTLSPSDIDAAHDWFQRHGAMAVFFGRMIPAIRTLISVPAGLARMPMWKFLLYTVIGSALWTGVLTFAGLMLHENYALVADWVDPLSKLVVVAVVAIYLYRVVTWKPH; encoded by the coding sequence ATGTTCGACTGGGTGGTTTCGACGATCGAGAGCTGGGGCTATCTCGGCGTGCTGATGCTGATGGTGGCCGAGAACGTCTTTCCGCCCATCCCCTCCGAGGTGATCATGCCGCTGGCCGGCTTCCTGGCCGGCAGCGGCCGCATGTCGCTGACCCTGACCATCCTGGTCGGCACCATCGGCTCGGTCCTGGGCACGCTGATGTGGTATTACATCGGCCTCTGGTTCGGCGAGGAGCGGCTGAAGCGCTTCGCCGCCCGCCATGGCCGTCTGCTGACGCTCTCGCCCTCGGATATCGACGCGGCGCATGACTGGTTCCAGCGCCATGGCGCCATGGCGGTGTTCTTCGGCCGCATGATCCCGGCCATTCGGACGCTGATCTCGGTTCCCGCCGGGCTGGCACGCATGCCGATGTGGAAATTCCTGCTCTATACCGTGATCGGCAGCGCGCTCTGGACCGGGGTGCTGACATTCGCCGGGCTGATGCTGCACGAAAACTATGCGCTGGTCGCGGATTGGGTCGATCCGCTGTCCAAGCTGGTGGTGGTGGCAGTGGTGGCGATCTATCTTTACCGCGTCGTCACCTGGAAGCCGCATTGA
- a CDS encoding disulfide bond formation protein B, translating to MNGFSSKHIAVTAGAGSAALLAAALTFQSLGYAPCELCILQRWPHLVAAIIGGLIWFFGWKRWLAALGLIAALCATGLAIYHAGVELQIWQGPQHCSGGVSGLATMSTQDLMAALQQAPVVRCDEVAWSLFGISMAGWNAILSAGLAALWLASVRGRRREAGLA from the coding sequence ATGAACGGATTTTCGAGCAAGCATATCGCCGTGACCGCCGGCGCGGGTTCCGCCGCCCTGCTGGCCGCCGCGCTGACCTTCCAGAGCCTCGGCTATGCGCCCTGCGAGCTCTGCATCCTGCAACGCTGGCCGCATCTGGTCGCCGCGATCATCGGCGGGCTGATCTGGTTCTTCGGCTGGAAACGCTGGCTGGCGGCGCTGGGGCTGATCGCCGCGCTTTGCGCCACCGGCCTCGCCATCTACCACGCCGGGGTCGAGTTGCAGATCTGGCAGGGACCGCAGCATTGCTCGGGCGGCGTGTCCGGGCTGGCCACCATGTCCACGCAGGACCTGATGGCGGCGCTGCAGCAGGCGCCGGTGGTGCGTTGCGACGAGGTGGCCTGGAGCCTGTTCGGCATCTCGATGGCGGGCTGGAACGCCATTCTCTCGGCCGGGCTTGCGGCGCTGTGGCTGGCTTCGGTCCGCGGCCGCCGGCGCGAGGCCGGGCTGGCCTGA
- the gdhA gene encoding NADP-specific glutamate dehydrogenase codes for MPQIDDKLAPIYEEVVRRNAGEPEFHQAVREVLESLGRVVAKRPDYLEDALIERICEPERQIIFRVPWTDDKGRVQINRGFRVQFSSAMGPYKGGLRFHPSVNVGIIKFLGFEQIFKNALTGLPIGGGKGGSDFDPKGRSDGEIMRFCQSFMTELYRHLGEYTDVPAGDIGVGAREIGYMFGQYKRLTNRYEAGVLTGKGLFYGGSLARKEATGYGNTYFTQAMLKTGGTDFDGKTVVVSGSGNVAIYTIEKVQEFGGKVIACSDSSGYIVDESGIDLALVKEIKEVRRGRISQYVRMKGEGNGAYFVKSGEGSIWDVACEVAMPSATQNELTGKDAAKLVKNGVTAVGEGANMPCTPEAIRAFQQAGVKFGPGKAANAGGVATSALEMQQNASRDRWSFEKTEAKLAEIMRDIHDSCYSTAEEFGAPGDYVIGANIAGFIRVAEPMRAFGVI; via the coding sequence ATGCCGCAGATCGATGACAAGCTTGCCCCCATCTACGAGGAGGTGGTCCGCCGCAACGCCGGCGAGCCCGAGTTCCATCAGGCCGTGCGCGAGGTGCTGGAAAGCCTGGGCCGGGTGGTCGCCAAGCGCCCGGACTACCTCGAAGACGCGCTGATCGAGCGCATCTGCGAGCCCGAGCGCCAGATCATCTTCCGCGTGCCGTGGACCGACGACAAGGGCCGCGTGCAGATCAATCGCGGCTTCCGGGTGCAGTTCTCCTCGGCCATGGGCCCCTACAAGGGCGGCCTGCGCTTCCACCCCTCGGTGAACGTGGGCATCATCAAGTTCCTCGGCTTCGAACAGATCTTCAAGAACGCGCTGACCGGTCTGCCCATCGGCGGCGGCAAGGGCGGCTCGGACTTCGATCCCAAGGGCCGCTCGGACGGCGAGATCATGCGCTTCTGCCAAAGCTTCATGACCGAGCTTTACCGCCACCTGGGCGAATATACCGACGTGCCGGCCGGCGATATCGGCGTCGGCGCGCGCGAGATCGGCTATATGTTCGGCCAGTACAAGCGCCTGACCAACCGCTACGAGGCCGGCGTGCTGACCGGCAAGGGGCTGTTCTACGGCGGCTCGCTGGCCCGCAAGGAAGCGACCGGCTACGGCAACACCTATTTCACCCAGGCCATGCTGAAGACCGGCGGCACCGATTTCGACGGCAAGACGGTCGTGGTCTCGGGCTCGGGCAACGTCGCGATCTACACCATCGAGAAGGTGCAGGAATTCGGCGGCAAGGTCATCGCCTGCTCGGACAGCTCTGGCTATATCGTGGACGAGTCCGGCATCGACCTGGCGCTAGTCAAGGAAATCAAGGAGGTGCGCCGCGGCCGCATTTCGCAATACGTCCGGATGAAAGGCGAAGGCAACGGCGCCTATTTCGTGAAATCCGGCGAGGGCTCGATCTGGGACGTGGCCTGCGAGGTCGCCATGCCCTCGGCCACGCAGAACGAGCTGACCGGCAAGGACGCGGCCAAGCTGGTCAAGAACGGCGTCACGGCGGTCGGCGAGGGCGCGAACATGCCCTGCACCCCCGAGGCGATCCGCGCCTTCCAGCAGGCCGGCGTCAAGTTCGGCCCCGGCAAGGCGGCGAATGCCGGCGGCGTCGCCACCTCGGCGCTGGAGATGCAGCAGAACGCCTCGCGCGACCGCTGGTCCTTCGAGAAGACCGAGGCGAAGCTGGCCGAGATCATGCGCGACATCCATGACAGCTGCTACAGCACGGCCGAGGAATTCGGCGCCCCGGGCGATTACGTGATCGGCGCCAACATCGCCGGCTTCATCCGCGTGGCCGAGCCGATGCGCGCCTTCGGCGTGATCTGA
- a CDS encoding type II toxin-antitoxin system RatA family toxin: MPQHSDSRILPYTADQMYALVADIERYPEFLPWNTAARIRARRPGASGSEVVEADLVISFKVFRERFGSRVTLWPETRRIDTEYLDGPFKYLRSGWSFADLPEGGCRVEFFVDFEFRNAILGKVIGVVFGEAMSRIVRAFEDRAKALYGT; the protein is encoded by the coding sequence TTGCCCCAGCACAGCGACAGCCGCATCCTGCCCTATACCGCCGACCAGATGTATGCGCTGGTGGCCGATATCGAAAGATATCCCGAGTTCCTGCCCTGGAACACCGCCGCCCGCATCCGCGCGCGCCGGCCCGGCGCTTCGGGCAGCGAAGTGGTCGAGGCTGACCTGGTCATCAGTTTCAAGGTGTTCCGCGAACGATTCGGCTCTCGCGTGACCTTGTGGCCCGAGACCAGGCGCATCGACACCGAATATCTGGACGGGCCGTTCAAGTATCTGCGCAGCGGCTGGAGCTTCGCGGACCTGCCGGAAGGCGGCTGCAGGGTGGAGTTCTTCGTCGATTTCGAATTCCGCAACGCCATTCTCGGCAAGGTGATCGGCGTGGTCTTCGGCGAGGCGATGTCGCGCATCGTCCGGGCCTTCGAGGACCGGGCCAAGGCGCTTTACGGGACCTGA
- a CDS encoding alpha/beta hydrolase — MVLTRRSTLGILAALAARPAGARPGLHDLAYSDASPRNRLDIHLPQGGGPFPWLLDLHGGGFRAGDKRLLPVPPELLRAGIAVIRMNYRLSNEALWPAQEQDVLAALDFLRRDGPDLGLKPGRGALGGRSAGAFLAVSAALTLAMQGRPPRAVVDFYGPMDFGSMDADMARLGGEPRRLPADSPQSAESLLVGYAVGQRRDEATALSPVGRLGAMRPGTPLPPLMIRHGAEDRIVPPGQARRLREAWLAINPGAAVDFAILPDERHGSAGFTATRTQEALAGFLLRHLAG, encoded by the coding sequence ATGGTGCTGACCCGCCGCTCGACTCTTGGGATCCTGGCCGCTCTGGCGGCTCGGCCGGCCGGGGCGCGGCCCGGATTGCACGATTTGGCCTATTCCGATGCCTCGCCCCGCAACCGGCTGGACATCCATCTGCCGCAGGGCGGCGGACCTTTCCCCTGGCTGCTCGACCTGCATGGCGGCGGCTTCCGCGCCGGCGACAAGCGGCTCTTGCCGGTGCCGCCCGAGCTGCTGCGGGCAGGAATCGCCGTGATCCGAATGAATTACCGGCTGTCGAATGAGGCGCTCTGGCCGGCGCAGGAACAGGATGTGCTGGCCGCTCTGGACTTCCTGCGCCGTGACGGGCCCGATCTGGGCCTGAAGCCGGGGCGCGGCGCCTTGGGCGGGCGTTCGGCCGGGGCGTTCCTGGCGGTCTCGGCGGCGCTGACGCTGGCGATGCAGGGCCGGCCGCCGCGCGCGGTGGTCGATTTCTACGGGCCGATGGACTTCGGCAGCATGGATGCCGACATGGCGCGGCTGGGCGGCGAGCCCAGACGCCTGCCCGCCGATTCGCCGCAAAGCGCCGAATCGCTGCTGGTCGGCTATGCCGTGGGCCAGCGCCGAGACGAGGCGACGGCGCTGTCGCCGGTCGGCCGGCTGGGCGCCATGCGCCCCGGCACGCCGCTGCCGCCGCTGATGATCCGCCACGGGGCAGAAGACCGCATCGTTCCGCCGGGCCAGGCGCGGCGCCTGCGCGAGGCCTGGCTGGCGATCAATCCCGGTGCGGCTGTGGATTTCGCCATTCTGCCCGATGAGCGCCATGGCAGCGCCGGTTTCACGGCTACCCGCACGCAAGAGGCGCTGGCCGGTTTCCTGCTGCGGCATCTGGCGGGGTAA